GGGCCAAGAGCCTGCCCTATTTCAGTTCGCTGTCGCCGTCGCATGTCAAGCTCGGCACCTATCAGGACAAGATCTACGGCCTGCCGCTGTCGGTCGAAACCTCGGTCTTCGCCTGGAACAAGGACCTCTACAAGAAAGCCGGTCTCGATCCTGAAAAAGCGCCCACGACCTGGGAGGAGATCGAGGCGAACGCCGAGAAGATCCGCAAGCTCGGCGATGATACCTACGGCTTTTACTTCTCGGGCGGCGGCTGCGGCGGCTGCATGATCTTCACCTTCACGCCGCTCGTCTGGGGCGCTGGTGCGGATATCCTTTCGGCGGACGGCAAGACCGCAACGCTGGACACACCGCAAATGCGCAAGGCCGTCGGCTACTATCGTGACATGGTCAAGAAGGACCTCGTTCCGGCGAGTGCCGCGAGCGACAACGGCACGAACTTCCTGAGCTTTACAAACGGCAAGATCGGCCAGCAGAGCCTCGGTGCCTTCGCCATCGGCACGCTGGTCACCCAATATCCCGACATCAACTTCGGCGTGACGCTGATCCCCAGCGTCGATGGCAAGGCCTCGTCCTTTGCCGGCGGCGACAATTTCGTCATCACCAAGGGCACGAAGAAGCTCGATGCCGTCAAGGAATTCCTCGAATATATCTATTCGATGGATGGCCAGAAGGTCATGGCGAAATATGGAAGCCTGCCGACGCGCGGCGATATTGCCGACCAGGTTCTTGCCGGGCTCGATCCGCGTATGCAGGTGGGCCTCAAGGCAATCTCCGTTGCCAAGACACCCTACACGCTGCAGTTCAACGATCTGATCAACAGCGCGAACGGGCCTTGGGCAACCTTCACCAACGCCGCGATCTTCGGCGATGACGTCGATGGCGCCTTCTCGAACGCTCAGTCCGAGATGCAGTCCATCATCGACAGCGGCCAATAACTCTCCCGGCCGTGGCCGGGGGACGGTGGCAGTTCCCCGGCCGATTCAAAGATAGAAGAACTCGTAAAATGCGGAGGTTTCGATGACCGGTTCCGGTCCACAGCGCACGCGCGCTGTCCGAAAGCGGCAGAGGTCGCAATGGCGCGGCTTTCTCTATATCGCGCCGGCCATGGCGCTCGTCATCGTCTTCTTCGTCATGCCCGTTCTCTTCACGGGATGGATGAGCCTGCACAACTGGCCGCTGATGGGCGCGGCGCGCTGGATCGGCTTTGCCAACTATATTCGCATGTGGAACGACAGCCGCTTCATGGCGGCCTTGAACTTCACCGCCTATTACACGGTGATCGTAACCATCGCGATCTTCGCAGTCGCCTTCCCGCTGGCGATCTTCGTCGAGAAGGAACGCCGCTTCGTCAGCACCTACCGGACGATCATCTTCCTGCCCGTCGTGGTCGGCCTGGCAACAGCATCGCTGCTCTGGGTGTGGCTTGCCAATGTCGACAGCGGTTTTGTCGGCCCGGCCCTTCGTGCGCTTGGCTTCGTCGAGCGAAGCCCCAATATCATGGCAAGCTTCGATACCGCTTT
The window above is part of the Rhizobium sp. WYJ-E13 genome. Proteins encoded here:
- a CDS encoding sugar ABC transporter substrate-binding protein, which produces MMKRLLVATSLATLCLVSTASAAEKIEMWVRTGIGDSFNKVVEAYNASHENQVVTTEVPFGELVQKYATAIAGGQAPDALSMDLIYNPAFAAAGQLEDLTDWAKSLPYFSSLSPSHVKLGTYQDKIYGLPLSVETSVFAWNKDLYKKAGLDPEKAPTTWEEIEANAEKIRKLGDDTYGFYFSGGGCGGCMIFTFTPLVWGAGADILSADGKTATLDTPQMRKAVGYYRDMVKKDLVPASAASDNGTNFLSFTNGKIGQQSLGAFAIGTLVTQYPDINFGVTLIPSVDGKASSFAGGDNFVITKGTKKLDAVKEFLEYIYSMDGQKVMAKYGSLPTRGDIADQVLAGLDPRMQVGLKAISVAKTPYTLQFNDLINSANGPWATFTNAAIFGDDVDGAFSNAQSEMQSIIDSGQ
- a CDS encoding carbohydrate ABC transporter permease → MTGSGPQRTRAVRKRQRSQWRGFLYIAPAMALVIVFFVMPVLFTGWMSLHNWPLMGAARWIGFANYIRMWNDSRFMAALNFTAYYTVIVTIAIFAVAFPLAIFVEKERRFVSTYRTIIFLPVVVGLATASLLWVWLANVDSGFVGPALRALGFVERSPNIMASFDTAFATIIVMVVWKIAGFTMIILLTGLQAIPSELTEAARIDGAGRWQRFRHLTLPLMRKTIALALIVSVTGSILAFDQFYIMTSGGPQNKMISVVYYIFNQSFVSFNLGYGSALSIVLLAILVAISIVQLWLLRVGEER